One window of Nostoc sp. C052 genomic DNA carries:
- a CDS encoding GMC family oxidoreductase, with translation MKTNFENEFEHERDNDLGSTSNDDNFTDRVRSNQHKLTSELRQQYDFIVCGSGSSGSVVARRLAENPDVSVLLLEAGGTDDVPSVVTANQWFMNLGSDRDWSFQGQPNPHVNDRSIPFSMGKVLGGGSSINVMVWARGHQHDWDLFAAEVNDPAWGYESVLNLYRRLEDWHGAPDPMYRGTGGPVFVQPPPDPNPIAPATIAGARSVGIPTFENPNGRMMEAVKGAAISDVRVRNGKRESIFRSYVFPYMDRPNLTVLTHALVTRLTFQGKRATGVEISYLGTLYRIGAAVEVVLSLGAIHTPKVLMQSGIGDATELRRFGIPVVQHLPGVGQNFQDHVAFDCVWEYENALEPRNNMSEAIFFSTSQSGLDSPDLFVCQAEVPKSTAENVARFGLPDAGWTLFGAIAHPKSRGRLRLTGANPSDPILIDANTLSDADDLKTAIACVELCREVGNSAPLRPFVKREVMPGNLKGAELERFIRDAATSFWHETCTAKMGRDSMSVVDSNLRVYGIDNLRIADGSILPRVTTGNTMAPCVIVGERAAEILHLEHQLQTTVKTDSSVQ, from the coding sequence ATGAAAACGAATTTTGAGAATGAATTTGAGCATGAACGGGACAACGATCTGGGTAGCACCAGTAATGATGACAATTTCACCGATCGCGTCCGCAGCAACCAGCACAAGCTCACCTCTGAGCTAAGGCAGCAGTACGATTTTATTGTTTGCGGGTCTGGATCTTCTGGCTCGGTGGTTGCCCGCAGACTGGCTGAGAATCCAGATGTCAGCGTTCTGCTGCTGGAAGCGGGAGGCACCGATGATGTACCCAGTGTTGTCACCGCGAATCAATGGTTTATGAATCTTGGAAGCGATCGCGACTGGAGCTTCCAGGGACAGCCGAATCCCCATGTCAACGATCGTTCAATTCCGTTCTCGATGGGCAAAGTACTCGGCGGTGGATCGAGCATCAACGTCATGGTTTGGGCACGCGGACACCAGCACGATTGGGATCTCTTCGCCGCTGAAGTGAATGATCCAGCCTGGGGCTATGAATCGGTCTTGAATCTCTATCGCCGCCTGGAAGATTGGCATGGTGCGCCAGACCCGATGTACCGGGGAACGGGAGGACCCGTCTTTGTGCAGCCCCCGCCAGATCCAAACCCGATCGCACCCGCAACGATCGCAGGAGCGCGATCGGTCGGTATTCCTACTTTCGAGAATCCGAACGGTCGCATGATGGAAGCAGTGAAGGGCGCCGCTATCAGCGATGTGCGAGTCCGCAATGGCAAGCGCGAATCTATCTTCCGCTCCTACGTCTTCCCTTATATGGATCGACCCAATCTGACGGTTCTCACTCATGCACTGGTGACGCGGCTGACGTTCCAGGGTAAGCGGGCGACTGGCGTGGAGATTTCTTACCTTGGCACACTCTATCGCATTGGTGCGGCAGTCGAAGTCGTGCTGTCACTCGGTGCAATCCATACGCCGAAAGTGCTGATGCAATCCGGTATTGGTGATGCGACGGAGTTGCGGCGATTTGGAATTCCTGTCGTGCAGCACCTTCCCGGTGTGGGGCAAAATTTTCAAGACCATGTTGCATTCGATTGTGTCTGGGAATATGAAAACGCTCTCGAACCAAGAAACAACATGTCCGAGGCAATCTTTTTCTCAACCAGCCAGTCCGGGCTTGACAGTCCAGATTTATTTGTCTGTCAGGCTGAAGTGCCAAAATCCACTGCCGAGAATGTCGCCCGGTTTGGCTTACCCGATGCAGGTTGGACATTATTCGGGGCGATTGCCCATCCCAAAAGCCGAGGCCGTCTGCGCCTGACGGGAGCTAATCCATCTGACCCGATTCTGATTGATGCAAACACTCTGTCTGACGCGGATGATCTCAAAACTGCGATCGCCTGCGTAGAACTCTGCCGCGAAGTGGGTAACTCCGCTCCACTTCGTCCGTTTGTCAAGCGAGAAGTAATGCCAGGTAATTTGAAAGGGGCCGAACTCGAACGTTTTATTCGGGATGCTGCAACGAGTTTCTGGCACGAAACCTGTACCGCAAAGATGGGTCGAGATTCTATGTCGGTGGTGGATAGCAACCTGAGAGTCTATGGAATCGACAATCTCCGGATTGCTGATGGATCTATTCTGCCACGAGTAACGACTGGTAACACGATGGCTCCCTGCGTAATAGTCGGGGAGCGGGCAGCGGAAATTTTACATCTCGAACACCAGCTGCAAACCACCGTAAAAACAGACTCAAGCGTGCAATAA